The Lycium ferocissimum isolate CSIRO_LF1 unplaced genomic scaffold, AGI_CSIRO_Lferr_CH_V1 ctg3077, whole genome shotgun sequence DNA window TTGTTCTTCCTCCTGGGATCTTCAGAGATTCCTaacgctctgataccaattgttagcggaaacgtaaaagaaagaacacaagatTTAACATGGTTCAGATCAAAATGATCCTACGTCCACCAGAGAACAGTTGCCTTtttataattaacaaataaaggGGAGATTTTCCAATTACACTTAAGAGAATTGCTCTCTTAACTCTCTACTCACTATAAAGGATTGTATGAATTTTGGGATGATGAACAAAGAAGAATTACCTCTCATTTTGTAGGCATAAAATGACTTGGGCTCCAAGTGTGCTACATGGCATTTCAATTCTCCTCCACATCTTTGGCTCCAAGCAATGCATTCTTTGGCTCCAAGTAAATCATTCTTTGGCTCCAAGTAATAGAAATCATCCAACTAAAATTGTCACATGAATTTTTCTATCACATGACAAAAAACCAACTATTTCACCCttcaactttgggtgtgcacaagtaggcacctcagcTTGTCTCTTGAACACTTTAACTTATAAAATGACCATCTAGACACCCCGAAAATTATGTGCCACGTCAATGCCACGTCAGCATTTATGTTTATGTGTTCAATTTTTTACAAGTTAAGGTGCCTACTCGTGCACATCCAAAGTTGGAGGACATACTTAAAAAAtgaggccaagtttgagggcctatttatgtattatgccttttgCATTTTCTGCAGTTTTTGCTTCAATtcctgccccccccccccccccccccccctccttctTTCTTTGCATTTTTCTGcataatttttgctcttcttttgcATTATTCCTGCATTGGTTCATGTGTGGAGtaaaaatttgaataaaaaatgCTTAAGAATACAGTGTGACTTAAATGGTAGTTTAATTCCCTGCTTGGGTATAGATATTAGTGAACGTTGCATTTCAATATATGATTCACTTACATCTAAGCCATTAAAATATCATGGTTAAAATTGGAAACATAAATTTTTATCCAGCTTTATCCAACTTCCAACCAAACACATGTTTCGGAGTGTATATAAGTATATCCCATCTTTAAACCAGTGAACCAAACAAAGAACTAGTACTAAATAGTCCAGGAATTATTTAATCCCAAGATAATTTTGTCCACGAACTAAACGACCCCTTGCTACTAGACGCTCTATTATGATTTATGATGGAGTTTGACAAGTGAAAAACCAAAGTTCCAATCGGTTTCTCTCACTGGTACTAAAGTCCCCATTAtctcatatgtgtatatgtttatgCTAATCATGAACCTCCTTGCCCCAAGTCTAGTCTCTTCTTTGATTTGCGGCTTTACTCACTTTATTTCGAGATTGCCTagaatggatatatatatatatatataaagtttaCTCCTCCTGTgacaaattgaaattatttaGTATTAATAATATTTGTGTAGGGAACATGTGTGACATTGACTTCTGGTTTTTCTTGAACAGAATATAAGAAAGTTGTTTGATAAGTTGTGAATTTTCACTACTTATATAGAGATATTTTTACAGCTAGAATCATGAAACAATAAAGGTAAAGGCACttgttaatgtagtttatgGTGAAGTGTGTTCAGGTGGATTTTGAGAATGTTATTTGTAGGATTTAGCATCAAaattgaaaaactaatatagGTAAGAGGGGTTTTTTACTTGTACTGAGATTTGATTGCAAAAGTGAAATTTAGCTGTCTATGCGTGTAGCAAGCTATCAAAATTTGTTGATTTCCCGTTAAAGGAGATATATGTGTGTTTTTGTTGCATGCTCATGTCTGACCATCTGATACACTATTTGCCGAGTTATTGAATCATTATGTCCATTAATATGGGTTGTGGGAAAAGATCTGCTGCAGATAGAATTAGCAGTTTGCCTTGTGAAGTTCTCGAGAAGATTTTGGGATGTTTGCCTTTGGATGATGCTGTAATTAGGACAAGTGTTTTGTCAAGAAAATGGAGGTAAAAGTGGGTAGCACGTTCCGAATTAGTGTTTGATGATAACGTTGATAAAGGACTCCTCCTGAAAACATTTATTTACCAAATTTTGTTAATCCATCAAGTACAACTACGGAAATTTAGCCTTAGGGTCCCTAACCTTGAGTTTTGTCCTAATATTGATAACTTGATTCTGTTTCTGTCGAAGAAAAATGTCCAAGAATTCTCACTTGGATTTCCTGACAAGACGGACTTTTGTCTCCCTCCTCACCTATTCAAATTTCAGGATCTAAGTCACCTGAAGCTTTATACATGTACATTCGACCCTCCTCGCAAATTTAGAGCTTTTAGTAGGCTTGTTACCCTTGACTTTTGGTTCGTCACCTTTGACCCTGCATCATTTCAGACCATCCTTTCAAGTAGCCCATTACTTGAACGTGTAACGTTGATTATGTGCACTCCATTTGATTGCTTCACTGTTGATGCCCCTAGTCTCAAATCCTTTGAATTTTGGGGAGCAGCAAAATCTTATTgcttcaaaaatacccctctgcTTGAGGAAATTATAATGGGACAGACTTCTCTTTATTGCTTCATGTCAGAGGTAATGATCATTATTGAGAAATAAGTCAGATGCATTACTGTATTTGCCCTGTAATTTTAGCTAATTGTGTCGCACTTTGTTTAGTCCTTTGAGCCTCAGGTAACACTGCACTACATCAAGCAATTGAATTTCAGGTTTCTCTTCAATATGGTTAAGTGGGCTGCGTATGCGCTTCATTTGATCAGCAACTGCCCCAATTTAGAAAGGCTCCGATTTACGGTAgtctcatttttcatcttctgaTTTTAA harbors:
- the LOC132043939 gene encoding uncharacterized protein LOC132043939, yielding MGCGKRSAADRISSLPCEVLEKILGCLPLDDAKNVQEFSLGFPDKTDFCLPPHLFKFQDLSHLKLYTCTFDPPRKFRAFSRLVTLDFWFVTFDPASFQTILSSSPLLERVTLIMCTPFDCFTVDAPSLKSFEFWGAAKSYCFKNTPLLEEIIMGQTSLYCFMSESFEPQVTLHYIKQLNFRFLFNMVKWAAYALHLISNCPNLERLRFTFLKCDASKNVVERFIHQLRSQGMPNSTLKQLKRVDIKLSLFSELEMEFVKYVLSSATVLEIISIVTCAEFSQRGMKMMEEIKQFPPPSLNVMFEIDQSL